In Anaerostipes hadrus ATCC 29173 = JCM 17467, a single genomic region encodes these proteins:
- a CDS encoding YezD family protein: MEHKIKRSQEQHQWKEKIEELLKNMKYGNITIIVQDGKIIQIDKTEKHRI, encoded by the coding sequence ATGGAACATAAAATAAAAAGATCACAAGAACAACACCAATGGAAAGAAAAAATTGAAGAGTTATTAAAAAATATGAAATATGGCAATATAACGATCATTGTTCAGGATGGAAAGATCATTCAGATTGATAAGACAGAGAAACATAGAATATAG